In a single window of the Fusarium falciforme chromosome 3, complete sequence genome:
- a CDS encoding Tim44 domain-containing protein, producing MPASSTMALRPGALRRGVMGTVGVQFARYSSIPSRAKMVREMEKTARQESKKMEAESMSVMQKRANDEYFKSGGGPLFPGTFVPLPLSRYPGGTNFFRYSWYRLRQWGIETLSVLQFKLKSMPDWTTRPKWKAARGKIAPTAKVMYTEMLTAFAAGDKATINSLCLGQFAKKLTAAIDRRNPTERTSFELVKFNKTLFYPRVVAHQVHAVNPYDKDNSTEQAVIAIASTQRASKYKKSTGELIPGSTKVQEKIEYVALSRQVNEKTYQSGSWRIWGTVPATTLEAYLEEQAWINVEQAKRAGWTGPTKK from the exons ATGCCTGCCTCGTCGACGATGGCGCTGCGCCCAGGCGCCCTGAGAAGGGGCGTCATGGGCACGGTGGGTGTGCAGTTTGCGCGGTACTCGTCCATACCTTCGAGGGCAAAGATGGTGcgggagatggagaagactGCCCGTCAAGAGtcgaagaagatggaagcCGAGTCAATGTCTGTTATGCAGAAGAGGGCGAATGATGAGTACTTTAAGTCAGGAGGAGGGCCTCTGTTTCCTG GCACCTTcgtccccctccccctctctCGATACCCCGGCGGCACCAACTTCTTCCGTTACTCATGGTACCGCCTGCGTCAATGGGGCATTGAGACACTCTCCGTGCTCCAATTCAAGCTCAAGTCCATGCCCGACTGGACGACCCGACCCAAGTGGAAGGCCGCCCGCGGCAAGATCGCACCGACAGCCAAGGTCATGTACACCGAGATGCTCACGGCCTTCGCGGCCGGCGACAAGGCGACCATCAACTCCCTCTGTCTCGGCCAGTTCGCAAAGAAGCTCACCGCCGCCATCGACCGCCGCAACCCTACTGAGCGCACCTCGTTCGAGCTCGTCAAGTTCAACAAGACCCTCTTCTACCCTCGTGTCGTCGCCCACCAGGTGCACGCGGTGAACCCGTACGACAAGGACAACTCGACCGAGCAGGCCGTCATTGCGATTGCGTCGACGCAGCGAGCGTCAAAGTACAAGAAGTCTACTGGGGAGCTGATCCCGGGAAGCACAAAGGTGCAGGAGAAGATTGAATACGTGGCTCTGTCGAGGCAGGTCAACGAGAAGACCTATCAGTCTGGATCTTGGCGTATATGGGGCACAGTCCCTGCTACGACTCTTGAGGCGTATCTGGAAGAGCAGGCCTGGATCAACGTGGAGCAGGCCAAGCGAGCGGGATGGACTGGACCAACCAAAAAGTAA
- a CDS encoding CIA30 domain-containing protein: MRATQTLLSRNFFGRSMDELRRRTQIAVSFEAIKGATKPKPLYDFNTSNNVRDCIVMTDKTIGGFSDSNFEHATSTDPKSPSSYARFYGSISTRLPADKPNIQRTGFAGFRTPDQRPTVFGRSMWDIDPFLYLALRVKSDGRSYFVNLQTESVEPSDLHQHRLFAKRPGQWETVLIKWNDFVRTNHGFVVEPQTEMLRQKVLSVGVGLTDRVEGPFELCIEKVWATNDVSEADAGAPTVEAPAKGTPAEGGLRNRKGEKVRW, from the exons ATGAGAGCGACGCAAACCCTCCTCTCGAGGAACTTCTTCGGGCGAAGCATGGACGAGCTTCGGCGACGAACACAGATTG CCGTCTCcttcgaggccatcaagggcGCCACGAAACCCAAGCCCCTCTATGACTTCAACACCTCCAACAACGTCCGCGACTGCATCGTCATGACCGACAAGACCATCGGCGGCTTCTCCGACAGCAACTTCGAACACGCAACATCCACCGACCCGAAATCTCCCTCCTCCTACGCCCGCTTCTACGGCTCCATCTCTACACGCCTCCCCGCCGACAAACCCAACATCCAGCGCACCGGGTTCGCCGGCTTCCGAACTCCCGATCAGCGACCTACGGTGTTTGGTCGGTCGATGTGGGACATTGATCCCTTTCTCTACCTTGCGCTGCGAGTCAAGTCAGATGGCCGCAGTTACTTTGTCAACCTACAAACCGAGAGTGTGGAACCGTCAGATCTACACCAGCACCGATTGTTCGCCAAGAGGCCAGGTCAATGGGAAACGGTGCTCATCAAGTGGAACGACTTTGTACGAACGAATCATGGTTTCGTTGTAGAGCCTCAGACTGAGATGCTGAGACAAAAGGTCCTGAGTGTGGGCGTTGGACTGACGGATCGTGTAGAGGGGCCGTTTGAACTTTGCATCGAAAAGGTATGGGCTACGAATGATGTGTCAGAGGCAGACGCAGGAGCGCCAACCGTTGAGGCCCCAGCAAAGGGGACGCCGGCAGAGGGTGGGTTAAGGAACAGAAAGGGTGAAAAAGTACGATGGTAG
- a CDS encoding Anaphase-promoting complex subunit 5, whose protein sequence is MARFLNPAKIGLLVLVELYVEGAVPSDAILPVLSFVHDHLTDFAPKSVSADQAERWGKAERTVSLIISIKDFEKLLGSYPFLMGMPGRRLWDQFLGKLWDINCLDAMHDFFDHLSRLLAKTKEERQRLAEVGHPVEDEGGVKLTPNSPFGTFVRRSRLEYHRLRFHDCTELWKNFVRYRQPTAQYMKRKLPGFGRMSFDNVLLMGEQEDWDHQSVMDLASVAYGDMLTGDQSSTVPVSADDIGSLLEFQIEQVQKYGNRIPLEIRHQFHDLLKDSCIKPSLTHYLNFLDAWRGGDYPTAFDLLHRYFDYTMSNRDRSYYQYALMNLAVLQADFGCHREALTAMLETVSTARENRDMSCLNFALNWLFHFGRAHPDLVRDLVSHSMLGTGKDNLAFLRVKSKETGMWTLWSAVLLSEAKLGLINGDSVAAAMESMVRSSHIVMVRNMKNMFGSHLALSAALWDRLGVSSMSSVACEVFLRCHARHSIFDDELKLSCRLAMMLAGQGRYDEALEKLEVLEENSLRSWKPSQYWHKYRGIIKLKRDLHHNNLEGADQLISQIVQSRDDDLEPDMAFIVDSLHVDYLIRRGDFQAAFAKIDRIMSQIQEERRDVVLKVKLLLLKASLLDKCGRTQRGFTAAMRAASISWEARNIPGLWEAIGAVSNILVSLSEFEAASQLLVAVIPRSLECDTASLSGQLYSYLADANMGLAGKCEPKSAKRMEYMTKALQAVQKSFDQYSQIEDMAMQCQMTAKKAMIMKLSGDMALAADYAAEYVALQKKAAALSLGA, encoded by the exons ATGGCTCGATTCCTCAACCCGGCCAAGATTGGCCTGCTCGTCCTCGTGGAGCTCTACGTCGAAGGAGCTGTGCCAAGCGATGCCATCCTCCCAGTCCTCTCCTTTGTCCACGACCACCTCACAGATTTTGCTCCGAAGAGTGTCTCTGCGGACCAGGCCGAAAGATGGGGCAAGGCAGAGCGGACGGTCAGCCTCATCATTAGCATCAAAGACTTTGAGAAGCTACTCGGCAGCTACCCCTTTTTGATGGGTATGCCTGGGCGGAGATTATGGGATCAGTTTCTAGGAAAGCTCTGGGATATCAACTGCCTTGATGCAATGCACGACTTCTTCGACCATCTCTCTCGTCTGCTGGCCAAGACGAAGGAGGAGCGACAGAGACTTGCCGAAGTGGGCCATCCcgttgaagatgagggaGGAGTCAAGCTCACACCCAACTCGCCCTTTGGGACATTTGTTCGTCGATCACGGCTGGAGTACCATCGCCTTCGATTCCACGACTGCACCGAACTTTGGAAGAACTTTGTACGATATCGACAACCCACTGCCCAGTACATGAAGCGCAAACTCCCGGGCTTTGGGCGGATGAGCTTCGACAATGTCTTGTTGATGGGCGAGCAAGAGGACTGGGACCATCAGAGTGTCATGGATCTGGCTTCGGTGGCGTACGGTGACATGCTCACCGGGGATCAGAGTAGTACGGTCCCTGTGAGTGCCGACGACATCGGGAGCCTCCTCGAGTTCCAGATTGAACAAGTACAGA AGTATGGGAACCGAATACCACTTGAGATTCGCCATCAGTTTCACGACTTGCTCAAGGACAGTTGCATCAAGCCCAGTCTTACACACTACCTCAA TTTCCTTGACgcctggagaggaggagactaTCCTACCGCGTTCGACCTGCTTCATCGATATTTCGACTACACCATGTCCAACAGAGACCGCTCCTACTACCAATACGCTCTCATGAATCTTGCTGTCCTCCAGGCCGACTTTGGTTGCCACCGAGAAGCCCTGACAGCCATGCTCGAAACCGTGTCGACAGCACGAGAGAACCGGGACATGTCTTGCCTCAACTTTGCTCTCAACTGGCTGTTCCATTTTGGGCGTGCCCACCCCGATCTTGTTCGTGACCTCGTGTCTCATAGCATGCTAGGTACAGGCAAGGACAACCTCGCATTCCTCCGAGTCAAGTCGAAAGAAACGGGCATGTGGACACTATGGAGCGCTGTGCTCCTCAGCGAGGCTAAACTTGGGCTCATCAACGGAGACAGCGTAGCTGCGGCAATGGAGTCAATGGTGCGAAGTTCTCACATCGTCATGGTGAGAAACATGAAGAACATGTTTGGCTCCCACCTCGCTCTCTCGGCGGCCCTGTGGGATCGTCTTGGTGTCTCAAGTATGTCGTCGGTGGCATGTGAGGTCTTCCTGAGATGCCATGCACGACACTCGATCTTTGACGACGAGCTCAAACTCAGCTGTCGACTTGCAATGATGCTCGCGGGCCAGGGAAGATACGACGAAGCTTTGGAGAAACTGGAAGTGTTGGAAGAGAACTCGTTGAGATCATGGAAGCCGAGTCAATACTGGCACAAGTATCGAGGgatcatcaagctcaagcgAGATCTACATCACAACAACCTGGAAGGAGCTGACCAACTGATATCGCAAATCGTTCAGTCCAGGGATGACGACCTGGAGCCTGATATGGCCTTCATCGTTGACAGCCTCCATGTCGACTACCTGATCCGGCGGGGAGACTTTCAAGCAGCATTTGCCAAGATCGATCGCATAATGTCGCAAATTCAGGAAGAGCGACGGGATGTGGtcctcaaggtcaagcttCTATTGTTGAAGGCCTCGCTTCTGGATAAGTGTGGCCGAACGCAGAGGGGCTTCACTGCTGCAATGCGAGCTGCAAGCATCTCTTGGGAAGCCCGCAATATTCCGGGTCTCTGGGAAGCCATCGGCGCTGTGTCAAACATTCTCGTTTCACTCAGCGAGTTTGAAGCAGCTTCACAATTGCTGGTCGCCGTGATACCTCGCTCTCTCGAATGCGATACGGCGAGCTTGTCCGGCCAGCTCTACAGCTACCTAGCTGACGCGAACATGGGACTTGCAGGGAAATGCGAGCCAAAGTCAGCCAAGCGGATGGAATACATGACCAAAGCCCTCCAGGCTGTACAGAAGTCCTTTGACCAATACTCGCAGATTGAGGACATGGCCATGCAATGCCAGATGACGGCGAAGAAGGCCATGATCATGAAGCTCTCCGGGGACATGGCCCTGGCGGCAGACTACGCGGCGGAGTATGTAGCACTAcagaagaaggctgctgcgctcagtcttggagcgtga
- a CDS encoding Cytochrome c oxidase subunit translates to MSAVRQFTRTASRVSAQLRVPAQRRFASTAENEFIKERQHIKEHAKGTTELWKKISIFGVIPALALSGANAYWLWNEHWDHWNHMPPLEERTEYPYQNIRTKNYQWGDGDKTIFWNESVNYHNKDKVA, encoded by the exons ATGTCTGCCGTCCGACAGTTCACCCGCACCGCCTCGCGCGTCTCCGCGCAGCTCCGCGTCCCTGCCCAGCGCCGCTTCGCCAGCACCGCCGAGAACGAGTTCATCAAGGAGCGCCAGCACATCAAGGAGCACGCCAAGGGCACCACTG AGCTCTGGAAGAAGATCTCCATCTT CGGCGTCATCCCCGCCCTCGCCCTGTCCGGTGCCAACGCCTACTGGCTCTGGAACGAGCACTGGGACCACTGGAACCACATGCCTCCTCTGGAGGAGCGCACCGAGTACCCCTACCAGAACATCCGCACCAAGAACTACCAGTGGGGTGATGGCGACAAG ACTATCTT CTGGAACGAGAGTGTCAACTACCacaacaaggacaaggtcgcCTAA
- a CDS encoding Endo/exonuclease/phosphatase domain-containing protein — MAFRITTWNVNGIRNPFGYQPWREKRTFQAMFDILEADIVVMQETKIQRKDLHDEMVLVPGWDVFFSLPKHKKGYSGVAIYTRNSKCAPIRAEEGVTGVLTPPKSTTKFRDLPPDQQIGGYPRPGQLDGIIDEATLDSEGRCVILEFPGFVLFGVYSPANRDESRDDFRSGFFQALDVRIRNLVAEGKQVILTGDLNVVRSEMDSTNVAEMLRKEDISLDDWLNMPVRRIFNQLIFEGNVVGERDEGREDPVLWDLCRCFHPERAGMNTCWDTKRNTRPANNGSRIDYVLCSDGIKDWFTFSNIQEGLMGSDHCPVFATFADKVTMEGKERALLEVLNPSGMFRDGERQRDWSSKDLLPLSAKLIPEFDRRQSIRDMFTKKTGPSLSRQDSVSTDTPARPPNSNTPAASAELDQVTGSQTSIASSRPDTIETTSSSQTRSQPSTKRPAETTSTVSVRSLKKSKTTTSSNDAKNKPLAPGQRTLQGFFKPKAPASQPDKLERVATSSTPSPTKKPTGSSKTRTNIQGSSSSLFATTAGRTSENSKATTDGESSEKVFDPIEAKESWSKLLGKRVAPRCEHNEPCISLTTKKPGVNCGRSFYICPRPLGPSGEKEKGSEWRCGTFIWSSDWNGP, encoded by the exons ATGGCATTTCGTATTACAACATGGAATG TCAACGGCATCAG GAATCCCTTTGGTTATCAACCTTGGAGAGAAAAGCGAACCTTCCAA GCCATGTTCGATATCTTGGAAGCAGACATCGTTGTCATGCAAGAGACCAAGATCCAGCGAAAGGATCTCCATGATGAGATGGTCCTCGTCCCTGGCTGGGACGTCTTCTTCAGCTTGCCCAAGCACAAGAAGG GATACTCGGGCGTCGCCATCTACACACGAAACTCCAAGTGTGCCCCCATccgagctgaagaaggggtCACTGGTGTCCTTACACCTCCCAAGTCCACGACCAAGTTTCGCGATCTCCCTCCCGACCAGCAAATAGGTGGCTACCCTCGTCCAGGCCAGCTCGACGGCATCATAGACGAAGCCACTCTCGACTCCGAAGGCCGCTGTGTGATTCTCGAGTTCCCGGGGTTTGTGCTCTTTGGCGTGTACAGTCCTGCCAACCGTGACGAGTCTCGGGATGACTTTCGCTCAGGTTTCTTCCAAGCACTCGATGTGAGGATACGAAACCTCGTAGCAGAAGGCAAGCAGGTCATTCTGACGGGCGACTTGAACGTTGTTCGATCCGAGATGGACTCAACCAACGTTGCTGAGATGTTGCGCAAAGAGGACATAAGCTTGGACGACTGGTTGAACATGCCTGTTCGGCGGATATTCAACCAGCTCATCTTCGAGGGGAACGTGGTTGgagagagagatgaaggCCGCGAGGACCCTGTTCTGTGGGATTTGTGCCGCTGCTTTCACCCAGAGCGAGCAGGCATGAACACCTGCTGGGACACAAAGCGAAACACACGGCCTGCCAACAACGGCAGCAGAATCGACTACGTCTTGTGCAGTGACGGCATCAAGGACTGGTTCACCTTTTCCAACATTCAGGAAGGCCTCATGGGGTCTGATCACTGTCCTGTGTTTGCGACGTTTGCTGACAAGGTGACCATGGAAGGCAAGGAGCGCGCACTGTTGGAGGTCCTGAACCCCTCTGGGATGTTTCGAGATGGCGAGCGTCAGCGTGACTGGAGCTCCAAGGACCTTCTCCCTTTGTCTGCAAAGCTCATCCCAGAGTTTGACCGACGGCAGAGCATCCGCGACATGTTCACAAAGAAGACGGGTCCAAGCCTCTCCCGACAAGACTCGGTCAGCACAGATACGCCCGCAAGGCCTCCAAATAGCAACACACCTGCAGCGTCAGCGGAACTGGACCAGGTCACAGGCTCACAGACCAGCATCGCCTCGTCTAGGCCTGACACCATCGAGACCACCAGCTCCAGCCAGACCCGATCCCAACCGAGCACGAAGAGACCTGCGGAGACCACGAGTACGGTGTCAGTGCGATCcctcaagaagagcaagaccACGACAAGCTCCAACGACGCCAAGAACAAGCCGCTAGCCCCGGGCCAAAGAACCCTGCAGGGTTTTTTCAAGCCGAAAGCACCAGCCTCCCAGCCCGACAAGCTAGAGCGAGTGGCAACGAGCTCTACGCCCTCTCCAACAAAGAAACCGACAGGGTCGTCAAAGACACGGACCAACATCCAgggatcatcatcatcactgtTTGCTACCACAGCAGGAAGGACATCCGAGAACAGCAAAGCCACCACCGATGGCGAGTCGTCTGAAAAGGTGTTTGACCCAATCGAGGCCAAAGAGTCTTGGTCAAAGCTGCTAGGCAAGAGAGTCGCACCCCGATGTGAACACAACGAACCCTGCATCAGCCTGACCACCAAGAAGCCAGGCGTCAACTGCG